In Candidatus Desulfofervidus auxilii, one genomic interval encodes:
- the gspG gene encoding type II secretion system major pseudopilin GspG: MKKKERGFTLIELLIVMIILGLLAALVGPRLFKKVGKAKQQAAKTQIELLGSALDTFRLDVGRYPTTEEGLEVLIKDPGIDKWDGPYLKKNKIPLDPWGRPYEYKCPGEHSEYDLYSLGADGQIGGEGENRDIVSWE; encoded by the coding sequence ATGAAGAAGAAAGAACGGGGTTTTACTCTTATTGAACTTCTTATTGTTATGATTATTCTTGGATTATTAGCAGCTTTAGTGGGCCCTCGTTTATTCAAAAAGGTAGGAAAGGCAAAACAACAGGCTGCCAAGACACAAATAGAGTTATTGGGTTCGGCTTTAGATACATTTAGACTGGATGTAGGAAGGTATCCTACTACAGAAGAGGGTTTAGAAGTCCTTATTAAAGACCCAGGTATAGATAAATGGGATGGGCCCTATTTGAAAAAGAATAAAATACCTCTTGACCCTTGGGGACGTCCTTATGAATATAAATGTCCAGGAGAACATAGTGAATACGACCTTTATTCTTTAGGGGCTGATGGTCAAATAGGAGGAGAAGGAGAAAATAGAGATATAGTCAGTTGGGAGTAG
- a CDS encoding endonuclease III domain-containing protein: MDKEIHLKEHFSPIGEKLLEIYRILYHKFGPQHWWPGEGPFEIAVGAILTQNTAWRNVEKAIANLKKANLLTPKALYDLPYPYLVELIRPAGFFNVKAKRLKSFLCFLFDEYNGDLTKMFAEETENLRQKLLKVTGIGPETADSILLYAGNKPTFVVDTYTKRVLCRHHLIFEEADYEEIRSFFMKHLPLDIQLFNEYHALFVCLGKNYCRPKPLCEKCVLKGI, encoded by the coding sequence ATGGATAAAGAAATACACCTAAAAGAGCATTTTAGCCCTATTGGAGAGAAATTGTTAGAGATTTATAGGATTCTTTACCATAAATTCGGACCTCAACATTGGTGGCCTGGGGAAGGCCCTTTTGAAATAGCTGTAGGTGCCATTTTAACTCAAAATACTGCCTGGAGAAATGTGGAAAAAGCCATTGCCAATCTTAAAAAGGCTAATTTATTAACCCCTAAGGCGCTTTATGATTTGCCCTATCCCTATTTAGTTGAATTAATCCGTCCTGCTGGTTTTTTCAATGTCAAGGCCAAAAGGCTAAAAAGTTTCCTTTGTTTTCTATTTGATGAATATAATGGAGATTTAACAAAAATGTTTGCCGAAGAAACAGAAAACCTTAGACAAAAACTCCTTAAAGTGACAGGCATTGGTCCAGAAACAGCAGATAGTATATTATTATATGCAGGTAATAAACCAACATTTGTGGTAGATACTTATACAAAAAGAGTCCTATGTCGTCATCATCTCATCTTTGAAGAAGCAGACTATGAAGAAATCCGTAGTTTTTTTATGAAGCATTTACCCCTAGATATACAGCTATTTAATGAATATCATGCCCTCTTTGTGTGTTTAGGAAAAAATTACTGCCGCCCCAAACCACTATGTGAAAAATGTGTATTAAAAGGCATCTAA